In Primulina huaijiensis isolate GDHJ02 chromosome 4, ASM1229523v2, whole genome shotgun sequence, a genomic segment contains:
- the LOC140975311 gene encoding protein decapping 5-like: MAAESSTAASSNRSAGGGATADSYVGSLISLTSKSEIRYEGVLYSINTEESSIGLRNVRSFGTEGRKRDGPQVPPNDKIYEYILFRGSDIKDLQVKSSPPVPTTTTMNNDPAIIQTHYSHPTSTPTPTSLPPPIGPSSDPATHPAPIGLPGSAFQSGMPLYHPVANLNSWSPSPNENNGAPPMPTYWQGFYGSPGGLPQLPQQSLLRPPPGLSIPPSMQQMQFPNFNSSLAIPVPNLSGSTPLSDYHSSSGPSSGTSASLTSTPFPASTLSFNNPPLQPVSLASDPTMKPLQGKTSISPISTSTPNSNLPSLAPLSTPAPEIAGIPLVATKPSSTISLTSVQQLAISQPVTSIAGTSVSILSETRMPSLVTPGQLLQSGPATAVSHQTLQTVQKDVEVVQVPPKPVSELSNPVAMDSQPPLLPLPPNARGHKPNGATYHMRNNNRGRGGRGYGSSRPVTKFTEDFDFMAMNEKFEKDKVWGNLGKSNKSQSKGKEGNIGESYDDDLQEEDSTELPKIEPKPVYNKDDFFDTLSCDTLGNDPNHGRTRYSEQMRLDTETFGEFSRHQGGRRGRGPGRGGGSGGRFRGSYHGRGYGGYSYSNMGRGRGV; this comes from the exons TGAGATCATTTGGAACAGAAGGACGAAAAAGGGATGGTCCGCAAGTTCCTCCCAATGATAAAATTTATGAATACATACTGTTTAGAGGAAGTGATATTAAG GATTTACAGGTGAAATCCTCTCCACCAGTTCCAACTACAACAACCATGAACAATGATCCTGCAATTATTCAG ACCCACTATTCTCATCCAACATCCACACCCACACCCACAAGTTTGCCGCCTCCAATTGGGCCATCGTCAGATCCTGCTACCCATCCTGCGCCAATAGGACTCCCTGGGTCAGCTTTCCAAAGTGGTATGCCTTTGTATCATCCTGTGGCGAACTTGAATTCTTGGTCCCCTTCTCCAAATGAAAATAATGGTGCCCCACCTATGCCAACGTATTGGCAAGGATTCTATGGCTCTCCTGGTGGGCTTCCTCAATTACCTCAGCAATCATTGCTTCGACCACCTCCTGGGTTGTCAATTCCTCCTTCCATGCAACAGATGCAATTTCCAAATTTTAACTCATCTTTAGCCATTCCGGTACCAAACTTGTCTGGTTCTACTCCATTATCTGACTATCATTCTTCTTCGGGTCCGAGCTCTGGAACTTCAGCTAGTTTAACCTCTACTCCCTTTCCTGCTTCAACTTTGTCTTTCAATAATCCTCCGCTGCAGCCTGTGTCGCTTGCATCCGACCCAACCATGAAACCATTACAAGGAAAAACTTCCATATCCCCTATCTCTACTTCAACACCAAACTCTAACTTACCATCTTTAGCTCCACTCTCTACTCCAGCTCCTGAAATTGCTGGTATACCTTTAGTTGCTACCAAACCTAGTTCAACAATTAGTTTGACATCTGTGCAACAGCTGGCCATATCTCAACCTGTAACATCAATTGCTGGTACATCTGTTTCTATTCTTTCTGAAACGCGAATGCCATCACTTGTTACTCCCGGGCAACTGCTGCAATCTGGACCAGCTACTGCGGTGTCACATCAAACTTTACAAACTGTTCAGAAGGATGTGGAAGTAGTTCAAGTGCCTCCAAAGCCAGTGTCTGAATTATCAAATCCCGTAGCAATGGATTCTCAACCCCCATTATTACCGTTACCTCCAAATGCGCGTGGTCATAAG CCAAATGGAGCTACTTATCACATGCGTAACAACAACAGAGGGCGTGGAGGAAGAGGATATGGG TCTTCACGTCCTGTGACAAAATTCacagaagattttgattttatggCAATGAATGAGAAATTCGAAAAGGACAAAGTTTGGGGTAATCTGGGAAAAAGTAATAAATCCCAATCAAAGGGTAAGGAAGGTAACATAGGCGAAAGTTATGATGATGATTTACAGGAAGAGGATAGTACTGAATTGCCAAAAATTGAGCCCAAG CCTGTTTATAACAAGGATGACTTTTTCGACACCCTTTCCTGCGACACCCTTGGCAATGACCCTAATCATGGAAGAACTAGGTATTCTGAACAAATGAGGTTAGATACAGAG ACGTTTGGAGAATTTTCAAGGCATCAGGGTGGACGTCGTGGTCGTGGCCCTGGTCGTGGTGGTGGTAGCGGCGGCCGATTCCGTGGCTCTTACCATGGAAGAGGTTATGGTGGATACAGCTACTCTAACATGGGCCGTGGTCGAGGTGTGTAG